A window of Chryseobacterium viscerum contains these coding sequences:
- a CDS encoding DinB family protein, with protein MDTLSQLKSELEGEFQTTKKFIELFPEGKNDFAPHEKSMKLMPLATHLVEVFEWPNTILNTSELDFGKGDYKPTILSTKEDLMKKLEEDYQAGKKALENSTEDDLNPSWTIKNDGHELASWSKYGAIRHALNQITHHRAQLGVYYRLNNIPLPGSYGPSADQQSF; from the coding sequence ATGGATACCTTATCTCAATTAAAATCCGAACTGGAAGGAGAATTCCAAACCACAAAAAAGTTTATTGAATTGTTTCCCGAAGGAAAAAATGACTTCGCACCTCATGAAAAAAGTATGAAACTGATGCCACTTGCCACTCATCTTGTAGAAGTTTTTGAATGGCCGAATACTATTTTAAATACTTCCGAACTGGATTTTGGCAAAGGAGACTACAAACCAACCATCCTTTCTACAAAAGAAGATCTTATGAAAAAGCTTGAAGAAGATTATCAAGCTGGTAAAAAGGCTCTTGAAAACAGTACAGAAGACGACCTGAACCCAAGCTGGACCATTAAAAATGATGGTCATGAACTGGCAAGCTGGAGCAAATACGGAGCCATCCGACATGCTTTAAACCAGATTACGCACCACAGAGCCCAACTGGGAGTATATTACAGACTGAACAACATTCCTTTGCCTGGAAGCTATGGGCCTTCGGCAGACCAGCAAAGTTTTTAA
- a CDS encoding Plug and carboxypeptidase regulatory-like domain-containing protein produces MKKNISLFLMLFFTVLTFAQKTVSGKITDDDGVAIPSASVTIEEPGKDAILAYGITNSKGEYKVTFTSAEPNVDLKVKAFNQKPLTKQISNSDQTLSFKMQSEATEIKEVQLKTKMITARGDTISYDLKAFNSKNDRTLADVMKKIPGIEVNNDGTILYQGNAINKFYVNGKDLMEGGYGTINNSLPKDAVQKVEVLENHQPVKILQDKVPSDQAAINIKLKNSVTMTGRGEVGTGFGDPWLWNVKLTPMFFGQKSQWVVNYKTNNMGEQVENEGNILAFGSSWEGRRSNISQNNWLNVENATVPDLPVKRYLMNSVHYLSANYLTNIDNKKEWELKANANYTNNAVERESNSVTRDIQQGTQYTTRFLNNFYTDKLKGELIFTKNAKKGFFKNTTTFSQFWNGDRAFAERNDKQGYRIGNEALESPTTSFQNSLSTIIPWKEKMVNFKSYISYQNDKQILEISPADYLQFPYKEPNSTDLTTIKFTPGSTALQYFRIKSLDTSHSANISFSAKGWTFTPQVGFDLSTDKLTTNFDGSTVNNSPNFASLAYENDLKFTRINPSASVGINYKSESWSLFSSFPVNFNNIKAEDAFRNVSKSLSKVTFTPNVFAQYSFASFFKASVNGGISNNFGDIQTAYAGYILTSPGGFNVMNPKNPIPETNTKNAGGRLEYRNPLNNLFFNVGYRISDAKNNLIASSIVNESGFRVTEYLERENKRTSNTYYAEIGKYFPKFKTNASLSYNNTISKSQSIRNTDDIDNKTNGNTLGVKFNNTYFSWMSVDFNASKTWNKTSNIYLTGNKGKSEGYSHNLNVFFYPLENHTIGFYWDQINSKSADVKYNNGFFDLSYQFSWAKKKIDFELKWMNIANKKVFERIDIDNTTITQTTMQLRPSQVMLSVKFNFK; encoded by the coding sequence ATGAAAAAAAATATTTCTTTATTTCTGATGCTTTTCTTTACTGTGCTTACTTTTGCGCAGAAGACCGTTTCAGGAAAGATTACTGATGATGACGGGGTGGCCATACCAAGCGCCAGTGTTACCATAGAAGAACCAGGAAAAGACGCTATTCTGGCATATGGAATTACTAATTCTAAAGGAGAATATAAAGTAACTTTTACTTCTGCGGAACCCAATGTGGATCTTAAAGTGAAAGCATTCAATCAAAAACCCCTTACAAAGCAAATCAGTAACTCTGATCAAACCCTGAGTTTCAAAATGCAGTCTGAAGCTACAGAAATTAAGGAAGTACAGTTGAAAACAAAAATGATTACCGCAAGAGGTGACACTATTTCTTACGATCTTAAAGCTTTCAACAGTAAAAATGACAGAACTCTGGCAGATGTAATGAAAAAGATCCCAGGAATTGAAGTCAATAACGACGGAACAATCCTTTATCAGGGAAATGCCATTAATAAATTCTATGTAAACGGAAAAGACCTTATGGAAGGCGGTTATGGTACCATCAACAATTCACTTCCGAAAGATGCAGTACAAAAAGTAGAAGTTCTTGAAAATCATCAGCCGGTAAAAATTCTTCAGGATAAAGTGCCTTCAGACCAGGCAGCAATCAATATCAAACTGAAAAATTCCGTTACTATGACCGGTAGAGGAGAAGTAGGAACAGGCTTTGGAGATCCATGGCTTTGGAATGTAAAACTGACTCCCATGTTTTTCGGACAGAAAAGCCAATGGGTAGTCAATTATAAAACCAATAATATGGGTGAGCAGGTGGAAAATGAGGGGAATATTCTTGCATTTGGCAGCTCTTGGGAAGGAAGAAGAAGTAATATTTCGCAAAATAACTGGCTGAATGTAGAAAATGCAACAGTACCCGACCTTCCGGTAAAAAGATATCTGATGAATAGTGTTCATTATCTGTCAGCAAATTACCTTACCAATATTGATAATAAGAAAGAATGGGAACTTAAAGCCAATGCAAACTATACTAATAATGCAGTGGAAAGAGAGTCAAATAGTGTTACCAGAGATATCCAACAAGGGACACAATATACTACAAGATTCCTGAACAATTTCTATACAGATAAGCTGAAAGGAGAATTAATATTCACAAAGAACGCTAAAAAAGGATTCTTTAAAAATACAACCACGTTTTCTCAATTCTGGAATGGAGATAGAGCCTTTGCTGAAAGAAATGATAAGCAAGGTTACAGAATAGGAAATGAAGCTTTGGAGTCACCTACAACATCTTTTCAGAACTCTTTAAGCACAATCATTCCATGGAAAGAAAAGATGGTGAATTTCAAGTCTTATATTAGTTATCAGAATGATAAGCAGATATTAGAAATTTCTCCTGCTGATTATCTGCAGTTTCCTTATAAAGAACCAAATAGTACAGACTTAACTACTATTAAATTCACACCAGGAAGTACAGCTTTGCAGTATTTCAGAATTAAATCTTTAGATACATCACATTCTGCAAATATTAGTTTCTCTGCAAAGGGGTGGACATTTACCCCACAAGTAGGATTTGATCTTTCTACAGATAAACTGACGACAAACTTTGATGGAAGTACAGTTAACAATTCTCCAAATTTTGCAAGTTTGGCTTATGAAAATGATTTGAAATTCACAAGAATCAATCCATCTGCCTCAGTGGGAATTAATTATAAATCCGAATCATGGAGCTTATTTTCAAGTTTCCCTGTTAACTTTAATAATATCAAAGCTGAAGATGCATTTAGAAATGTTTCAAAATCTTTGAGTAAAGTAACATTTACCCCTAATGTCTTTGCTCAATATTCATTTGCCTCATTCTTTAAAGCTAGTGTAAATGGAGGTATAAGTAATAATTTTGGAGACATTCAGACAGCTTATGCGGGATATATTCTTACAAGTCCGGGAGGGTTTAATGTGATGAATCCTAAAAATCCGATCCCCGAAACCAACACAAAAAATGCTGGTGGAAGATTGGAATACAGAAATCCGTTAAATAATCTTTTCTTCAATGTAGGATATAGAATAAGTGATGCCAAAAATAACCTTATTGCTTCAAGTATCGTTAACGAATCAGGCTTTAGAGTTACAGAATACTTGGAAAGAGAAAATAAAAGAACCAGTAATACCTATTACGCGGAAATAGGAAAATATTTCCCTAAATTTAAAACCAATGCGTCATTAAGTTATAATAATACTATTTCTAAATCTCAATCCATTAGAAACACAGATGATATTGATAACAAAACAAACGGAAATACTTTAGGAGTTAAATTTAACAATACCTATTTCTCATGGATGAGTGTAGACTTTAACGCCTCTAAAACCTGGAATAAAACATCTAATATTTATCTTACAGGAAACAAAGGAAAATCTGAAGGATATAGTCATAACCTTAATGTGTTTTTCTATCCGTTAGAAAACCATACCATAGGGTTTTATTGGGATCAGATCAATTCAAAATCTGCAGATGTGAAATATAACAACGGTTTCTTTGATCTTTCCTATCAATTTTCATGGGCTAAGAAAAAAATTGATTTTGAGTTGAAGTGGATGAATATTGCAAACAAAAAAGTGTTTGAAAGAATTGATATTGACAATACAACAATTACACAAACTACAATGCAGCTCCGCCCTAGCCAAGTTATGCTAAGCGTAAAATTCAACTTTAAATAA
- a CDS encoding cupin-like domain-containing protein, giving the protein MGIILKPIDIVDDISKEEFYEKYLKPRRPVVIKNMAKKWPAYQKWTMEYMKEVVGDVEVPLYDSSKADPSAPINSSAAKMKFGDYIDLIQREPTDLRIFLFDPIKYAPNLLEDYISPKELMGGFLDKYPNMFFGGKGSETFLHFDIDMAHIFHTHFNGRKHILLFDYKWRERLYQIPYATYALEDYDIENPDLTKFPALDGVEGIECFLEHGDTLFMPTGWWHWMKYLDGSFSISLRAWDKSWAVKAHSLWNLTVQRKFDDVMKSQFKSKYMDWKEKLAIERAEIALKRGLPR; this is encoded by the coding sequence ATGGGAATTATTTTAAAGCCTATAGATATTGTAGATGACATTTCCAAAGAGGAATTCTACGAAAAATATCTGAAGCCAAGAAGGCCCGTTGTCATCAAAAATATGGCAAAAAAGTGGCCTGCTTACCAAAAATGGACGATGGAATACATGAAGGAGGTTGTAGGAGATGTAGAGGTTCCTTTATATGACAGCTCAAAAGCAGATCCTTCTGCTCCCATCAATTCTTCTGCTGCAAAAATGAAATTTGGGGATTATATAGATCTCATTCAGCGGGAACCAACCGATCTCAGAATATTCCTTTTTGATCCTATAAAATACGCCCCAAATCTTTTGGAAGATTATATTTCTCCCAAAGAACTGATGGGAGGGTTTCTTGATAAATATCCTAATATGTTCTTCGGTGGAAAAGGATCTGAAACATTCCTTCATTTTGATATTGATATGGCGCATATTTTCCATACTCACTTCAACGGAAGAAAACATATTCTTCTTTTCGATTATAAATGGAGAGAAAGACTTTATCAGATACCCTATGCAACCTATGCACTGGAAGACTATGATATTGAAAACCCAGACCTTACAAAATTTCCGGCACTGGATGGCGTAGAAGGAATTGAATGTTTCCTGGAACATGGAGACACGTTATTCATGCCTACAGGATGGTGGCACTGGATGAAATATCTGGATGGAAGTTTCTCTATTTCTTTAAGAGCATGGGACAAATCATGGGCAGTAAAAGCACATTCCCTATGGAATCTTACCGTACAGCGTAAATTTGACGATGTTATGAAGTCTCAGTTTAAAAGCAAATACATGGACTGGAAAGAAAAGCTTGCTATTGAAAGGGCAGAAATCGCTTTAAAAAGGGGATTACCGAGATAA
- a CDS encoding T9SS-dependent choice-of-anchor J family protein, translated as MKQIYQFVTLLCFIPIGLLAQYSQSFDSATMPADWTVINGGDPGTWETWDSYDSSFNAPHSGTHFLGLEYGSTAHDDYVISPAIVVTAGVSDKLTFWARNRGAGLAETVDVKVSTTTPTIAGLTNTLVAALKPPTSWNQYTYDLTPYLGQTIYIAFYSTTEDVWFIGIDDFQISANSLSVSDAKADNSRASIYPNPAKDIVHIKNKTNISEVNIYDFNGKLVKKEMMNSESGTVNVSELAAGNYIVKVKDKETEKGYKMIKK; from the coding sequence ATGAAACAAATTTATCAATTCGTAACGTTGCTGTGCTTTATACCAATAGGTCTGTTAGCACAATATTCTCAAAGTTTTGATTCGGCAACAATGCCTGCCGATTGGACGGTAATTAATGGAGGAGATCCCGGAACCTGGGAAACCTGGGATTCCTATGATTCTTCATTCAATGCACCTCATTCAGGAACCCATTTTCTGGGATTGGAATATGGCAGTACTGCCCATGATGATTATGTTATCAGCCCTGCTATAGTGGTCACTGCAGGAGTATCAGATAAGCTTACTTTCTGGGCAAGAAACAGAGGAGCCGGGCTTGCTGAGACAGTGGATGTAAAAGTCTCAACAACAACTCCCACCATCGCAGGCCTTACCAACACGCTTGTCGCCGCTTTAAAACCCCCTACTTCATGGAATCAATATACTTATGACCTGACTCCTTACTTAGGACAGACAATTTATATTGCTTTCTATTCTACCACAGAAGATGTCTGGTTTATCGGGATAGATGATTTCCAGATTTCAGCAAACAGTCTGTCGGTTTCTGATGCAAAAGCAGATAACAGCCGTGCATCCATCTATCCAAATCCGGCAAAAGATATTGTACATATTAAAAATAAAACTAATATATCTGAAGTCAATATTTATGATTTTAATGGAAAACTGGTGAAAAAAGAAATGATGAACTCAGAAAGTGGAACTGTAAATGTAAGTGAACTGGCAGCAGGAAACTATATAGTGAAGGTTAAAGATAAAGAGACAGAAAAAGGCTATAAAATGATTAAGAAATAG
- a CDS encoding metallophosphoesterase — protein MSRTLVIGDIHGGSKALQQVLERAEVTQSDQLIFLGDYVDGWSGSSQIIQFLIELSKKQKCIFIKGNHDAWCEDWLALGQKPDVWLFNGGKSTIESYADYLPEDLDIHLEFFQRMKNYHVDDQNRLFIHAGYASMHGPEKEVYSSNYRWDRTLWETAVAMDKKLEKNSELYPKRLLLYKEIFIGHTPTLDIGIKIPANKANIWNMDTGAAYTGSLSIMDIDTKEFWQSDPLPSLYPDEKGRN, from the coding sequence ATGAGCAGAACATTAGTCATAGGAGACATTCATGGAGGATCTAAAGCTTTACAGCAGGTTCTTGAAAGAGCTGAAGTTACACAAAGTGATCAACTGATTTTCCTGGGAGATTATGTAGACGGATGGAGCGGGTCCTCCCAAATTATACAGTTCTTAATCGAACTTTCCAAAAAACAGAAATGCATTTTCATCAAAGGAAATCATGATGCCTGGTGTGAAGACTGGCTGGCATTGGGGCAAAAACCTGACGTATGGCTCTTCAATGGAGGAAAAAGTACCATAGAAAGCTATGCAGATTATCTCCCGGAAGATCTGGATATTCATCTGGAATTCTTCCAAAGAATGAAAAATTATCATGTTGATGATCAGAACCGCCTGTTTATTCATGCTGGATATGCCTCCATGCACGGCCCGGAAAAGGAAGTCTATTCCAGTAATTACAGATGGGACAGAACTCTTTGGGAAACGGCTGTAGCAATGGATAAAAAACTGGAAAAGAATTCAGAATTATATCCTAAGAGATTGCTTCTGTATAAAGAAATATTTATTGGGCATACTCCTACTCTTGATATTGGGATTAAAATACCAGCCAACAAAGCCAATATCTGGAATATGGACACCGGAGCTGCTTATACCGGATCTTTATCCATCATGGATATTGATACCAAAGAATTCTGGCAAAGTGATCCGCTTCCCTCTCTCTATCCGGATGAAAAAGGAAGAAATTAA
- a CDS encoding RNA 2'-phosphotransferase translates to MNEIEKKKISKFLSLILRHQPESIGLSLDENGWADIEELRAKSAKKRIYFTPEELDEVVETNNKKRFAFNEDKTMIRASQGHSIDIDLALEVKQPPEFLYHGTAEANISSILDKGIEKRTRQHVHLSADKETAAKVGMRHGKPVILTIRTGTMHQDGLSFYQSANGVWLTDFVDAKYISK, encoded by the coding sequence ATGAATGAAATAGAAAAGAAAAAAATAAGTAAATTTTTAAGCCTGATCTTACGACATCAACCAGAAAGCATTGGACTTTCGTTGGATGAAAACGGTTGGGCAGATATAGAAGAGTTGAGAGCAAAATCAGCAAAGAAAAGAATATATTTTACTCCTGAAGAACTGGATGAGGTAGTAGAAACCAATAATAAAAAACGTTTTGCCTTTAACGAAGATAAAACCATGATCAGAGCCAGCCAGGGACATTCCATTGATATAGATCTGGCTCTGGAAGTTAAACAGCCTCCTGAATTCCTTTATCACGGAACTGCAGAAGCCAATATTTCTTCAATTTTAGACAAAGGAATTGAAAAAAGAACACGCCAGCATGTACACTTAAGTGCTGATAAAGAGACTGCTGCAAAGGTCGGGATGAGACACGGCAAACCTGTGATTCTTACCATCAGAACCGGAACAATGCATCAGGATGGATTATCTTTCTATCAGTCTGCAAACGGAGTCTGGCTGACTGATTTTGTAGATGCAAAATATATTTCAAAGTAA
- a CDS encoding ADP-ribosylglycohydrolase family protein, whose amino-acid sequence MENKVKAGIMGVCIGDALGVPVEFRSREQLKRSPVTKMRALGTHHQPAGTWSDDGSLTLCLADSLCKGYDLADMALKFLQWYNAEIWTPHGKVFDIGIATSQAIYKVGKGVSPTLCGGNSEFDNGNGSLMRIMPILFYIKDFPIEKRFDIIKDVSSITHRHIRSILACFIYLEFALEILKGKDKWEAYRAMQKTVCEFLDCNPICSQNEMNKFHRILGLKVGEYDLAPLHTLQEEEISSGGYVLHSLEASLWCFLNSESYSEAVLKAVNLGEDTDTTGAITGGIAGIYYGYENIPEEWIAELVRKDDIEALCEKLHHKLMN is encoded by the coding sequence ATGGAAAACAAAGTAAAAGCAGGAATCATGGGCGTCTGTATCGGAGACGCTCTTGGTGTTCCTGTAGAATTTAGAAGTAGAGAACAGCTTAAGCGTTCACCAGTCACTAAAATGCGTGCTTTAGGAACCCATCACCAGCCTGCAGGAACATGGAGTGATGATGGTTCTTTGACATTGTGTCTTGCAGATAGTTTGTGTAAAGGATATGACCTTGCAGATATGGCATTGAAATTTTTACAATGGTACAATGCGGAAATATGGACTCCTCATGGAAAGGTTTTTGACATAGGTATTGCAACATCACAAGCAATTTATAAAGTTGGAAAAGGTGTTTCTCCTACTTTATGCGGAGGAAATTCGGAGTTCGATAATGGAAACGGATCTTTAATGCGGATCATGCCGATATTATTTTATATCAAGGATTTTCCTATTGAGAAACGCTTTGATATTATAAAAGACGTTTCCTCTATTACACACAGACATATCCGTTCTATTTTAGCCTGTTTTATTTATTTAGAATTTGCTTTGGAAATTCTAAAAGGAAAAGATAAATGGGAAGCATATAGGGCAATGCAGAAAACAGTTTGTGAATTTTTGGATTGTAATCCTATTTGTTCACAAAATGAAATGAATAAATTTCATCGGATTTTAGGGCTAAAAGTTGGGGAATATGATTTAGCTCCTTTGCATACGTTGCAGGAGGAGGAAATAAGTTCTGGAGGTTATGTTCTTCACAGTCTCGAAGCTTCCCTTTGGTGTTTTCTAAACTCAGAAAGCTATTCTGAAGCAGTTTTGAAAGCTGTCAACCTCGGAGAAGATACAGATACAACAGGAGCCATTACCGGAGGAATTGCAGGAATTTATTATGGATATGAAAATATTCCTGAAGAATGGATTGCTGAGCTGGTGAGGAAAGATGATATTGAAGCATTGTGTGAGAAATTACACCATAAATTAATGAATTAA
- a CDS encoding SIR2 family NAD-dependent protein deacylase, translated as MKKLTILSGAGISAESGIKTFRDGDGLWENHNVTDVASPEGWRKDRALVLEFYNQRRRQLHEVQPNEAHHLLAELEKHFEVQIITQNIDDLHERAGSTNILHIHGELFKSCSCSNKKLIYEQKKDINIGDKAEDGAQLRPFIVWFGEDVPLYQNAREIVRESDVLLVIGTSLQVYPAAGLIHDIKDDCLLIVINPNETGFGYGQRAVVMKETATQGMKLLFDKLVNLA; from the coding sequence ATGAAAAAGCTAACCATATTAAGCGGTGCAGGAATCAGTGCCGAAAGCGGAATAAAAACCTTCAGAGACGGAGACGGTCTTTGGGAAAATCATAATGTAACGGATGTGGCAAGTCCGGAAGGATGGAGAAAAGACAGAGCTTTGGTCCTGGAATTTTACAACCAGAGAAGACGCCAGCTGCATGAAGTACAGCCCAACGAAGCTCATCACTTATTGGCAGAGCTGGAAAAACATTTTGAAGTTCAGATTATTACCCAGAATATTGATGATCTTCATGAAAGAGCAGGATCTACCAATATCCTTCATATTCATGGAGAATTATTTAAATCATGCTCATGCAGCAATAAGAAACTGATTTATGAACAAAAAAAGGATATCAATATCGGAGATAAAGCCGAAGACGGGGCACAGTTAAGACCTTTTATCGTTTGGTTTGGAGAAGACGTTCCTCTATATCAGAATGCGCGGGAAATTGTCAGAGAATCAGATGTTTTACTGGTAATTGGAACTTCTTTGCAGGTATATCCGGCAGCAGGCCTGATTCATGATATTAAAGATGACTGTCTTTTAATTGTTATCAATCCTAATGAAACAGGATTTGGATACGGACAAAGAGCTGTAGTGATGAAAGAAACCGCAACCCAGGGAATGAAGCTATTGTTTGATAAACTGGTAAACCTTGCTTGA
- a CDS encoding O-acetyl-ADP-ribose deacetylase, whose product MKIELIKGDITKINADAIVNAANSSLLGGGGVDGAIHRAGGPEILEECRAIRNRQGKCNTGEAVITGAGNLPARYVIHTVGPVWNGNEEKESKFLADCYHNSLKLAENLGVKTIAFPNISTGVYRFPKELAGKIAVDEVRKFHSDIIEKIIFVCFDDENEMIYKKLLD is encoded by the coding sequence ATGAAAATTGAATTAATAAAAGGAGATATCACAAAGATCAATGCTGATGCAATTGTCAATGCAGCCAATTCGTCTTTACTTGGTGGAGGCGGGGTAGATGGAGCCATTCATAGAGCTGGAGGTCCGGAGATATTAGAAGAATGCAGAGCAATTAGAAACAGACAGGGCAAATGCAATACTGGTGAAGCTGTAATAACTGGTGCGGGAAATCTTCCGGCCAGATATGTTATCCATACGGTAGGCCCGGTTTGGAATGGAAATGAAGAAAAAGAATCTAAGTTTCTGGCAGATTGTTACCATAATTCATTGAAATTGGCTGAAAATCTTGGTGTAAAAACCATTGCTTTTCCCAATATCAGTACAGGTGTATACAGATTTCCAAAAGAACTGGCAGGAAAAATTGCGGTAGACGAGGTCAGAAAATTTCATTCAGATATTATTGAGAAAATTATTTTTGTTTGCTTTGATGATGAAAATGAAATGATTTACAAAAAACTATTAGATTAA
- a CDS encoding ADP-ribosylation/crystallin J1, whose translation MKTTTLYRPVGEKEMILIIESGFRKFPPRLEWQPIFYPVLDENYASEIAEKWNTRDEAGNYLGFVTQFDVLDEVADQYPAQNVGARNHNELWVPSEELDGFNKAIVGNIKVTKVFIGDDFEKAANSELEKLISNIKKLNLK comes from the coding sequence ATGAAAACTACAACATTATACAGACCCGTAGGAGAAAAAGAAATGATCTTAATTATAGAAAGTGGATTTAGAAAATTTCCTCCTAGATTAGAATGGCAGCCTATTTTTTATCCCGTTCTTGATGAAAACTATGCTTCAGAGATTGCAGAAAAATGGAATACCAGAGATGAAGCCGGAAACTATCTTGGTTTTGTAACCCAATTTGATGTATTGGATGAAGTGGCAGATCAATATCCTGCACAGAATGTAGGAGCAAGAAACCACAACGAACTATGGGTGCCATCAGAAGAGTTGGATGGTTTTAATAAAGCAATTGTAGGAAACATCAAAGTAACCAAAGTATTTATAGGAGATGATTTTGAGAAAGCTGCGAATAGTGAGTTGGAAAAACTGATTTCCAACATTAAAAAACTCAATTTAAAATGA
- a CDS encoding adenylosuccinate synthetase: MKKAQIVIGLGFGDEGKGITTDFLASKNPEAVVIRFSGGQQAAHTVMIDDKKHVHSSFASGSLRGLPSYFTEHCTIHPVFLLNEREELKTKNGNIALHIHPLAKITTPFDVWQNRINARNLEHGTCGKGVGATMKRHESPYKLFAIDFIAPREMLMEKLKGIAYYYGFVDESEISELLHPFLEAIDSIDWKINDYNYLAYFDHLIFEGSQGILLDMDHGIFPNVTYAHTTSKNAYEICRLLKIEDIEMYYVTRSYGTRHGNGWMSSEKEMKLKNNEEETCTFNEYQKDLRTGEIDYNLLNYALKLDGAYVFPVKKNLVVTCLDQLDEKFKPENLDIEFDAVYGSYSPYSKDFKQIF; encoded by the coding sequence ATGAAAAAGGCACAGATAGTAATAGGACTTGGTTTTGGTGATGAAGGAAAAGGGATTACAACAGATTTTTTGGCTTCAAAGAATCCGGAGGCGGTTGTAATCCGCTTTTCAGGGGGGCAGCAGGCTGCCCATACGGTGATGATTGATGATAAAAAGCATGTACACTCAAGTTTTGCCAGCGGGTCTCTTCGCGGATTACCCTCTTACTTCACGGAGCACTGTACCATTCATCCTGTTTTTCTGCTCAATGAAAGAGAAGAATTAAAAACAAAGAACGGAAATATTGCACTTCATATTCATCCACTGGCAAAGATTACCACTCCTTTTGATGTATGGCAGAACAGAATCAATGCTAGAAATCTGGAACACGGAACCTGCGGAAAAGGAGTAGGGGCTACCATGAAAAGACACGAAAGTCCTTACAAACTATTCGCCATAGATTTCATAGCACCCAGAGAAATGCTGATGGAAAAGCTGAAAGGAATTGCCTATTACTATGGTTTTGTAGATGAAAGTGAAATCAGTGAACTTCTGCACCCTTTTTTAGAAGCTATTGACAGCATTGATTGGAAAATAAATGATTATAACTACCTGGCTTACTTCGATCACCTGATTTTTGAAGGAAGCCAGGGTATTTTACTCGATATGGATCATGGTATTTTTCCCAATGTGACTTATGCTCATACCACCTCAAAGAATGCATACGAAATCTGCAGACTTTTAAAAATTGAAGACATTGAAATGTATTATGTGACCAGAAGTTATGGTACCCGCCATGGAAACGGCTGGATGAGCAGTGAAAAAGAAATGAAACTGAAAAATAATGAAGAAGAAACCTGTACATTTAATGAATATCAGAAGGATTTAAGAACAGGAGAAATAGATTATAACCTTTTGAATTATGCCTTAAAACTGGATGGAGCTTATGTATTTCCGGTTAAAAAGAACCTTGTTGTTACCTGTTTAGATCAGCTAGATGAGAAATTTAAACCAGAAAATCTGGATATAGAATTTGATGCAGTCTATGGATCATATTCTCCGTATTCAAAAGATTTTAAACAGATTTTTTAA